One genomic region from Thermoplasmata archaeon encodes:
- a CDS encoding dihydroorotate dehydrogenase yields the protein MPELDVEVAGVELESPFVLASGVWGESGASLARALRAGAAAVVTKSVCLEPRPGYPNPTVVELPIGLVNAMGLPNPGVEAYGEEIAEALKPGKPVIGSIFGRSPSEFCAVAKKMEGFGVHALELNLSCPHVRGAGAELGRSPLLTEKITRAVKGAVEVPVFVKLTPNTASIASLAKAAERGGADGVTAINTIRAMVINLELSRPVLSNEFGGLSGPAIKPVGIRAVYEIFEAVRIPIFGVGGVSSGEDAAEYIMAGARAVQVGTAVYKEREQTFRQLRRHLSRLMTRLGYESIEEMVGRAHGGR from the coding sequence ATGCCGGAGCTGGATGTCGAAGTAGCCGGGGTGGAGCTTGAGAGCCCATTTGTTCTCGCGTCGGGCGTCTGGGGCGAGAGCGGAGCCTCGCTCGCCCGCGCCCTGAGGGCGGGGGCCGCCGCGGTCGTGACCAAGTCCGTTTGCCTCGAGCCCCGCCCGGGTTATCCAAACCCGACGGTGGTGGAGCTTCCCATTGGCCTCGTGAACGCCATGGGCCTCCCCAACCCGGGCGTTGAGGCGTACGGTGAGGAAATCGCCGAGGCCCTAAAGCCCGGAAAGCCGGTCATCGGCTCGATTTTCGGAAGGAGCCCCTCCGAGTTCTGCGCTGTCGCAAAAAAAATGGAGGGCTTCGGCGTCCATGCTCTCGAGCTGAACTTGAGCTGCCCTCATGTTCGAGGCGCCGGGGCCGAGCTCGGCCGAAGCCCCCTCCTGACCGAGAAGATAACTCGCGCCGTCAAAGGAGCCGTCGAGGTGCCGGTTTTCGTCAAATTGACTCCGAACACCGCCTCCATCGCCTCCCTCGCGAAGGCGGCGGAGCGGGGCGGGGCCGACGGCGTGACTGCAATAAACACCATCCGCGCCATGGTGATAAATCTGGAGCTGTCCCGGCCCGTATTGAGCAACGAATTCGGAGGCCTCAGCGGTCCTGCGATTAAGCCCGTTGGAATCCGCGCGGTCTACGAAATCTTCGAGGCTGTGAGGATACCTATATTCGGCGTTGGCGGGGTCTCTTCGGGCGAGGACGCTGCGGAGTACATCATGGCCGGTGCCCGCGCCGTCCAGGTGGGCACCGCGGTCTACAAGGAGAGGGAGCAGACGTTTAGACAGCTGCGGCGCCACCTATCGCGCCTTATGACCCGCCTCGGGTATGAATCAATAGAGGAGATGGTGGGCCGAGCCCACGGGGGCCGATGA
- the gcvH gene encoding glycine cleavage system protein GcvH, which yields MSEVPRDLRYAATHEWARLEGELIRVGITDFAQSELSDIVFVELPKVGQELVKGKEMGVVESVKSASDLYAPVSGQVVEVNQALTKTPELINKSPYGSGWLVVVRPKDMKELESLLDAAAYEKLIQESKH from the coding sequence ATGTCCGAGGTTCCGAGAGACTTGAGGTACGCCGCTACCCACGAATGGGCCCGTCTGGAAGGCGAGCTCATTAGGGTGGGGATAACCGACTTCGCCCAAAGCGAGCTCAGCGACATTGTTTTTGTCGAGCTGCCCAAGGTTGGGCAGGAATTGGTAAAAGGAAAAGAAATGGGAGTTGTCGAATCGGTCAAGTCGGCCTCGGACCTTTACGCCCCAGTCAGCGGACAGGTGGTCGAGGTCAACCAGGCGCTGACCAAAACTCCTGAACTCATCAACAAATCCCCCTATGGAAGCGGCTGGCTCGTGGTCGTCAGGCCCAAGGATATGAAAGAGCTCGAGAGCCTCCTCGACGCCGCGGCCTATGAAAAACTAATACAGGAATCAAAGCACTGA
- a CDS encoding PD-(D/E)XK nuclease family protein, producing MVEEPETISASELEKFAYCHLSWWLDRQGQRAEGDSVSVGQEEHRRAGEALEGARRDEAEARSSEVTVLWFAIVATIIAIVGVALLPFSYSDVFARLMGLVALIWLLAAAYFLYRFESVEVKEERARYEALIIVFAMVATVISVASVPLALVSDPMMGRVAEVIAVAWLIGACIFFYRSLSRRTRAARVREAQGLRQKGELDYVDAVSAAPAKDKDEEGLLYSKTHGLRGRPDLILIQNGKRVPVELKTGRTPRGPLFSHILQLGAYMLLVEETYGEPPPAGIIRYPERDERIEYSNELRMLVIFKLGEMREKLRTGEVHRSHKRPGKCRSCSRRSCCPERLV from the coding sequence ATGGTGGAGGAGCCGGAGACCATTTCCGCCAGCGAGCTGGAGAAGTTTGCCTACTGCCACCTGAGTTGGTGGCTCGACAGGCAGGGCCAGAGGGCCGAGGGCGACAGCGTCTCGGTCGGTCAGGAGGAGCACAGGAGGGCGGGCGAGGCATTGGAGGGGGCGAGGAGGGACGAGGCGGAGGCCCGCTCTTCAGAGGTCACGGTGCTCTGGTTCGCGATTGTAGCGACGATTATTGCGATCGTCGGAGTTGCCCTGCTGCCCTTTTCCTATTCCGACGTCTTCGCCAGACTGATGGGGCTGGTAGCGCTGATATGGCTTCTCGCAGCCGCTTATTTTCTCTACCGCTTTGAATCGGTTGAAGTGAAGGAAGAGAGAGCTAGGTACGAGGCCCTAATCATTGTCTTCGCTATGGTCGCCACGGTGATTTCGGTCGCCTCAGTGCCGCTTGCGCTCGTTTCAGACCCCATGATGGGGAGGGTAGCGGAGGTTATTGCGGTCGCCTGGCTGATCGGCGCGTGCATCTTTTTCTACAGATCCCTCTCGCGCAGAACCCGGGCCGCGAGGGTCAGGGAGGCACAAGGCCTCCGCCAGAAAGGGGAGCTCGACTACGTTGACGCCGTATCCGCGGCCCCGGCCAAAGATAAGGATGAGGAGGGCCTACTGTATTCGAAAACCCACGGCCTGAGGGGACGGCCCGACTTGATTCTCATCCAGAATGGAAAAAGAGTTCCGGTGGAGCTGAAGACTGGCCGGACGCCTAGAGGACCGCTCTTCTCCCATATTCTGCAGCTCGGCGCCTACATGCTTCTCGTCGAAGAGACCTACGGCGAGCCCCCGCCGGCGGGTATCATTCGTTATCCCGAGAGGGACGAGAGAATCGAGTACAGCAACGAGCTCAGGATGCTCGTGATTTTCAAGCTTGGCGAGATGAGGGAGAAGCTGAGGACTGGTGAGGTCCACAGGAGCCACAAGAGACCCGGCAAGTGCCGGAGCTGCTCCAGGCGCAGCTGCTGCCCTGAGAGGCTCGTATAA